The Paenibacillus sp. FSL W8-0426 region TGTAGCATTGCTTACTCCACGCGATTTTGGCCTGTATTCCGTCGTGTATGCTCTTTCGAGAATGTTTAATGTCGTACAAAATGCGATAACCAACGTGATCTTTCCGAAAGTGGCAGGCATGGAAAAAGAACGGGTATTGCTGCTGGTCGGCAGAGCTTTTCGAATCAGCATGGTGCTGATGACGATTATAGTATTGCCAAGCATGTTTATTGGTCGTTTTTTTATTGGTCTCCTGTTTGGGCCGGAATTTTTGCAGGCCAGCGGCGTCTTCTACTTGCTTTCACTTGAATGCATCGTAGGCGGAGGTTCATGGATTTTGGCCTCGGCGTTTAATGCGCTTGGGAGGCCAGGGGTCATCGTGCTGAGACAGGTTATTGCGCTATCCGTGACGATTGCGCTATTTTTTGTGCTTACGCCCACGTTTGGCTTGCTGGGGATTGCAATTGCCTTGCTCGTCGGCTCATTTGTTCGTATCCTGATGTCCCTGATATCGATCTCCATTCTGTTCAAGCTGCCCTTGCATAGCATGATCTATGATTCCAAGGATATCCCGTTCTTGAAACAAACCTTCAGAGAGAAAAATCCATTCAAAGGAGCTCGGAAAGATGCCAAACGTGCAACGGACTCATCCCATGGATGAGCTGAAACAACGGCTTTCACAGCTTTTGGAGGCGATCCCTCCAAAATCAAAGATCTTTTATTTGGACTATCCGGTCTATAGCAATGGCGGGGACCTGCTAATTATGAAGGGGGCGTTGGCTTTTTTTAAAAGCAATGACATCCAAGTCACAGATTCGTATAGCGTACACGATTTTCACGAAGATGTCAGGATCCCCGAAGACCATATCATTGTGATGAGCGGAGGAGGGAATTTCGGCGATTTATATGATTCGCACCAAAGACTCAGGGAACTTGTAGTCCAAAAGTATCCAAGAAATAAAATCGTCATATTGCCCCAAACGATTTTCTACAAGGATGTAGCCAACCTGCAAAAGACCGCAGAACTATTCAATCGGCACAGTAATCTGTATGTATATACTCGGGATGAATCTTCTTATAAGCTGGCGACCACATATTTCACCCGCGCTCACGTAGGGCTTCTTCCGGATATGGCGCATCAATTATGGAAGATTCAGACCCCGATCACCGCGAAAAAGGCGAAACTGAACTTCTTGAGAACCGATATTGAAACCAACGCAGAACAGTCGGATATCGTTGTCCAAGGCGACACTGTAGATTGGGCATCATTGTATAACAGATACGAGAAAAAGATGATATTTTTGATGGCGAACGCTCTCCGTAAACGAAGAGCAAGAAAGCTGCTGCAGTTTGCTTGGAACGTGTACAGCGACTACCTGGTACGCAAGGCTGTTCGGCTCTTCGCCCAATACGAAATGATTCATACCTCCCGGTTGCATGGACATATTTTGTCCTGCCTGATGGCAAAGTCAAATATCTTGATAGATAATTCGTATGGAAAGAATTCAGGCTACTACCAGCTATGGACACATGAGGTGAACACGGCGAATATGGCCGGCTCCGCCAAAGGCAATATGTCCTTGGATCATGGATACAAAGAAACCGTCACGGTTTAAAAAAAGGGATAAAATAAGGAGTGAAGTGACTACGTTATGAGAATCGTACTTCTTTCCGGCGGGTCCGGCAAACGGTTATGGCCGTTGTCCAATGACACACGCTCCAAACAATTTCTGAAAGTGCTGGAAGGCCCCAATGGGCAGGCCGAATCGATGGTTCAGCGTGTATGGAGACAGCTGCAGCATACCGGGTTAAGCGAATCGGCCACTATTGCAACAAGCAAACCTCAGGTTGAGATTTTACGCAGCCAATTGGGAGAGGAAGTGGACCTCGTTGTAGAACCGGAGCGCAGAGACACCTTCCCGGCTATTGCATTGGCAGCCGTGTATCTGTATTCGGTCAAGGGTGTCAGCCTGAATGAGACTGTGGCTGTACTTCCGGTAGACCCCTATGTGGAAGAGACCTTTTTTCATAAAGTGACCGAACTTGAGTCCATACTAAACCAATCCGAAGCGGAACTGGCTTTGATCGGCGTCAAACCGACATATCCTTCCGAAAAGTATGGGTATATCATTCCCGGCCCCAAAGAAGTGGAGAATGAGCATGCTCCATATACGAAAGTATTGCGTTTCCAGGAGAAACCCCGCGAAGCCGAAGCGGCAGAGATGATTCAACAATCTGCGCTTTGGAATTGCGGGGTTTTTGCATTCAACCTGAATTACCTGATCAATCTCCTGATTTCCCTTGAACTACCCATCCAGTACGAGGAGATGCTCAAGCAATATGACAGGCTGGAAAAAATCAGCTTTGATTACCAGGTTGTCGAGAAATCCGGTCACATTGTGGTCACCCCATACGATGGGTACTGGAAGGACCTCGGCACATGGAACACACTGACGGACGAAATGAGCACCAATATTGTTGGGCCGGGCGTCATGACCGGAAATTCGATCAACACTCATCTCATCAATGAATTGAATATCCCCGTATGCGTGCTTGGCGTATCCAATCTCATTGTGGCAACGAGCCCGGATGGCATTCTTGTCAGCGAGAAAGAGGCCAGCCCCCAGGTCAAAGAGGTATTGAAAGACCGCAATGACCGGCCCATGTACGAGGAGCGCCGCTGGGGTTGTTACCGGGTGCTGGACTATACGCGAAATGCGGACGGCGATGAGGTGTTGACGAAACGCATCGTGATCGGTGCCGGCAAAAATTTGTCCTATCAGTATCATTTGAAACGGAATGAAGTGTGGACAGTTGTGTCGGGTCAGGGAGAATTCATACTTGACGGCGACCTGATGAAAATTTCCCAGGGGGACAATATCGTCATCCCGTTAGGGTGCATGCATAGCGTAAAAGCTGTAACCGAGCTTGAAATCATTGAAGTGCAGATGGGCAGCGAATTGGTGGAAGAAGACATTGTCCGCATCGAGACGGAATGGGCTGAAATTATCCAAAATTGCGTGAACTGGGGGAGAAGAAGATGAACATAGCGGTGATTGGAACGGGATATGTCGGTCTTGTGTCAGGAGTATGCTTTTCGGAAATCGGCAACAAGGTCATCTGCGTGGACAACAATCAAGCCAAGGTTGATATGCTCAATGACGGCGGCGTGCCGATCTACGAGCCAGGTCTTCAAGAACTGATGCAATCCAACATGAAAGCAGGCCGATTATCCTTTACGTCGGATATTGCCGAAGCCATGGACCAATCCGATATCATTTTTATTGCGGTAGGCACGCCTCCCCTGCCAAATGGAGAAGCCAATCTGAGTTTTGTTGAGCAGGTGGCGCTGGAAATCGGATCCCACATGAAAAATTATAAAATCGTGGTGACCAAAAGCACCGTCCCCGTCGGCACGAATGATCGCGTGAAAGACTTGATCAGCAGCATCAGCGGTCAACCTTTTGACGTGGCTTCGGTCCCTGAGTTTTTGCGGGAGGGGTCGGCCGTAAAGGATACGCTGCATCCGGATCGCATCGTGATCGGAACGGACAGCGATCGGGTCATCAAAACGCTCAAAAAGCTTCATCGTCCGTTAACGGACAATATCATCATCACGGACATCCGCTCTGCCGAAATGATCAAATACGCATCCAATGCTTTCCTGGCAACCAAAATTTCGTTCATTAATGAAATTTCGAATATTTGCGAAAAAGTAGGCGCTGACGTCACTCGCGTGGCCGAAGGCATGGGGTATGACAAACGGATCGGATCCGCCTTCCTGAAGGCGGGAATCGGCTATGGTGGTTCATGCTTTCCCAAAGATACCCAAGCCCTGATCCAGATTGCGGACATGGTTGATTACGATTTCCGCTTGTTGAAGTCCGTCGTGCAAGTCAACCAGGACCAACGCTTTCAAGTCATTCGCAAACTGGAAGAGGCTGCCGGGTCGCTCCAAGGTAAAACGATTGGCATTTGGGGACTTGCATTCAAACCGGACACGGACGATGTGCGGGAGGCGCCGGCAATCGATATCATCAACTATCTTCATGATGCCGGGGCAGTCATCAAAGTGTATGATCCGATCGCGATGCCTAACTTCCGCAAAGAAGTCGAAATTGCTTCGATTCAGTGGTGCGAAGATGCTTTGCAGGCAGCGAGGGATACGGATGCGTTGTGCGTGTTGACCGAATGGAAGGAATTTTCCAAAGTTGATTTGCAGGACCTGGTCCATGTGATGAAAGAACCCATTATGATTGATGGACGCAATCTGTATGGCCCGGAACAAATTCTGGCATCAGACCTGCAATATTATTCGGTTGGCCGTCCGGGGCTGGTCCGCATTCAAGGAAAAACAGCGGCAATCATTTAACGAGTTCATCCACAATCGAGTATGAGCGAGGGCAAACTTATGAAAAAGTGGCTAAAAATCACCATATGGACGTTTTCCCTATTGATTCTGGGCACGGCGGGGTATGGCATCTACCTGTATCAGTCCGTTAAGTCCACCGCTGAGCAAATCTATGAACCGCGCAATCCGGTCAAGCCGGTATCCATTACAGATAAAGGTGGAGGCCTTCCGGTAGATCTAAACAGCAAGGAGCCGTTCAACGCGCTGATTCTTGGGGTAGATGAGAGACCCAATGATTCGGGACGATCCGATACAATCATTGTATTAAGCGTCAACCCGGCCAAACACAAGGCGCTTTTGTTCAATATTCCGAGAGACACCAGAACGGAGATTGTCGGACATGGCACAGAGGACAAAATCAATCATGCGTATGCGTTCGGTGGAGTGGACATGTCGATTCGAACCATCGAACAATTTTTGGGCATTCCGATCCATTATTACATGAAAGTGGATATGGAAGGGTTTGCTCGGATTATCGACCTGGTGGGTGGGGTCGACGTGAATAATCCATTTGCTTTTGATTATGACGGGATGCGCTATGAGAAGGGGAATATCCATTTGGACGGTTCGGCTGCCCTCGGTTACTCAAGAATGCGTTATGATGATCCAAAAGGAGACCTTGGGCGCAATGAAAGGCAGCGCGAAGTGTTGAAAAGCGTGTTTCAAAATTCGCTGCAGGTTTCAAGCGTCATGAATTTGCATTCGGTGCTCGAAGAGTTGGGAACCCATGTCAGAACCGACCTGACATTTGATGAAATGAAAGAGCTTTTGTTCGAATATCGCAGTGATTTGGGAACGATCGACACGGTTGAAATTCAAGGCAAGGGCGAAAAAATAGACGGCATTTATTAC contains the following coding sequences:
- a CDS encoding sugar phosphate nucleotidyltransferase, producing MRIVLLSGGSGKRLWPLSNDTRSKQFLKVLEGPNGQAESMVQRVWRQLQHTGLSESATIATSKPQVEILRSQLGEEVDLVVEPERRDTFPAIALAAVYLYSVKGVSLNETVAVLPVDPYVEETFFHKVTELESILNQSEAELALIGVKPTYPSEKYGYIIPGPKEVENEHAPYTKVLRFQEKPREAEAAEMIQQSALWNCGVFAFNLNYLINLLISLELPIQYEEMLKQYDRLEKISFDYQVVEKSGHIVVTPYDGYWKDLGTWNTLTDEMSTNIVGPGVMTGNSINTHLINELNIPVCVLGVSNLIVATSPDGILVSEKEASPQVKEVLKDRNDRPMYEERRWGCYRVLDYTRNADGDEVLTKRIVIGAGKNLSYQYHLKRNEVWTVVSGQGEFILDGDLMKISQGDNIVIPLGCMHSVKAVTELEIIEVQMGSELVEEDIVRIETEWAEIIQNCVNWGRRR
- a CDS encoding LCP family protein; the encoded protein is MKKWLKITIWTFSLLILGTAGYGIYLYQSVKSTAEQIYEPRNPVKPVSITDKGGGLPVDLNSKEPFNALILGVDERPNDSGRSDTIIVLSVNPAKHKALLFNIPRDTRTEIVGHGTEDKINHAYAFGGVDMSIRTIEQFLGIPIHYYMKVDMEGFARIIDLVGGVDVNNPFAFDYDGMRYEKGNIHLDGSAALGYSRMRYDDPKGDLGRNERQREVLKSVFQNSLQVSSVMNLHSVLEELGTHVRTDLTFDEMKELLFEYRSDLGTIDTVEIQGKGEKIDGIYYYIVDQAERDRIRGILEEYAEK
- a CDS encoding polysaccharide pyruvyl transferase family protein: MDELKQRLSQLLEAIPPKSKIFYLDYPVYSNGGDLLIMKGALAFFKSNDIQVTDSYSVHDFHEDVRIPEDHIIVMSGGGNFGDLYDSHQRLRELVVQKYPRNKIVILPQTIFYKDVANLQKTAELFNRHSNLYVYTRDESSYKLATTYFTRAHVGLLPDMAHQLWKIQTPITAKKAKLNFLRTDIETNAEQSDIVVQGDTVDWASLYNRYEKKMIFLMANALRKRRARKLLQFAWNVYSDYLVRKAVRLFAQYEMIHTSRLHGHILSCLMAKSNILIDNSYGKNSGYYQLWTHEVNTANMAGSAKGNMSLDHGYKETVTV
- a CDS encoding UDP-glucose/GDP-mannose dehydrogenase family protein, whose product is MNIAVIGTGYVGLVSGVCFSEIGNKVICVDNNQAKVDMLNDGGVPIYEPGLQELMQSNMKAGRLSFTSDIAEAMDQSDIIFIAVGTPPLPNGEANLSFVEQVALEIGSHMKNYKIVVTKSTVPVGTNDRVKDLISSISGQPFDVASVPEFLREGSAVKDTLHPDRIVIGTDSDRVIKTLKKLHRPLTDNIIITDIRSAEMIKYASNAFLATKISFINEISNICEKVGADVTRVAEGMGYDKRIGSAFLKAGIGYGGSCFPKDTQALIQIADMVDYDFRLLKSVVQVNQDQRFQVIRKLEEAAGSLQGKTIGIWGLAFKPDTDDVREAPAIDIINYLHDAGAVIKVYDPIAMPNFRKEVEIASIQWCEDALQAARDTDALCVLTEWKEFSKVDLQDLVHVMKEPIMIDGRNLYGPEQILASDLQYYSVGRPGLVRIQGKTAAII